The Aureimonas mangrovi genome contains the following window.
GTTTCCTGCACCGCATATTGCGGGCCCGGCGCGACGGGCGGCAGATCCCCGCCGCCCGCCCCCGGCGTCACCGCCAAGAAGGGCTCGGGCAGGCCGTCCGAGGCGTCGTAGGAGAAGCCCCCCTCCCCCTGAGGCGCGGGCGTCGGCGTCGCCCCGGCGCAGACCGGCAGCGTGGTGGAGAGAAACGGCGCGGCGCCGAGCGAAACGCCGCCCGCCATCGTCGCGGCGGGCGCGTCGGCCACCGCCGCGAGCGCCAGCGCCCCGCCTTCGCCGCGCCCTGCGACGACCGGGTGGAAATAACTGTCGAGGTCGAGCGCGCGCTGGGCGTCCTTCGCCAACCCCTCGATCGCCGAGCCGAGATAGACGCAGGTGCCGCTCTGCGTGTTCAGCGCGCCGCGCCATGCCTCGAGATCAACGGGGAGCACGACGAGATTCTCGTCGAGGAGCCGGGCTGCGAGGTCGCGGTCGGCCTGCGCGATGCCGCCCCGGTCCGAGACGAGGATCACCAGCCCGTCCGGGTCGTCGCCCGGCGAGAGGATCGAGATGTTGGCGAGCGGCGGCGAGGAGGCCGTGCCGACGGGTTCGAGGCTCGGCCCGCGCGTCGCGCGGTAGACCGCAAAGCCGGCCGCGATCACCGCCAGCGCAGCCAGGCCCGCGATGAGAAGGCGCAGCCGGCGGGTCATGATGCGCGCGCCTTCACGCGGCGCGAGACGAGGGTCGTCACGTCGACCAGCGCGCGGGCCGCGTCCAGCCCCGGCGGGCAGACGAGGTAATGCGGCGTCCAGACGGGGCCGAATTTCTGCTTGAAGCCTCGCAGGCCGTCGAAGCGGTAGAAGTCTCCGCCACGCCGGTAGAGAAGGCTGCCGAAGCGGTTCCAGCGCGAGGCGCCCGGCCGGTCCGTCAAGCCCGAAAGCGGCGCCGCGCCGAGGTTGAACCAGCGATAGCCTTCTTCTCGCGCGTTCAGGATGAGCTTCACGAACAGCGTCTCCATCACCGCATGGGATGCGCTCGGAAGGTGCCGCATCAGGTCGATCGACATCTCGTTCTTCCCGCCCGAGCGCCACAGATTGGCGAAGGCGACGATCTCGCCGTGCTCCTCCAGCACCGCGACGTCGAAATAAGAGAGATAGCGCTCGTCGAAATAGCCGAGGGAGAAGCCCTTCTCGCTGCCGGACTTCGATTCCAGCCAGGCGTCGGAGATGCGCCGCAGCGTCGGCATCAGCTTCGGCACTCCATCGCGCGGCACGATGCGGAAGGTCATGCCCTCGCGCTCGGCGCGGTTGACGGCGCTGCGCAGCGACTGGCGCTTGGAGCCCTTGAGGTCGAAGGTCGCAAGGTCCACCCGCGCCACCTCGCCGAGCTTGAGCGCCGTCAGCCCCATGTCGAGGAAGAGCGGCAGGCGCGCGGCGCCGACCTCGTAGAAGACCGGGCGCAGGGCCTGCCGGTCGGCGCTGGCGCGGAAGGCCCAGGCGAGTTCCTCGGCCGCGGCCGGCGCGCCCACCGGCTCGCCGAGCGCGACGAGGCTGCCGCCCGAGCGCGCATACATCAGGAAGGCGTCTCGCTCCGGCGAGAGCATGAAGGCCTTGTCGCCCAGGAGCGCGAGCCACGCGGCCGTCTCGCTGGAGGCTTCCACCAGCGGCAGCACCTCGGGCGGGATCTCGCTCGCAGGCGCGGCGCGCGGACGCCCGTTCACCCAGAGATAGACGGCGGCGACGACGACCACGGCGACGACGAGGACACCGGCCCGCAGGAAGCGCGGCGCGTCGTCTTCCACGGCGAACTCCCACCACAGCGCGTTGGAATAGGCGACGTCCGAATAGGAGAAGAAGCCGAGCCAGACAAAGGCGACGACCACAGCCGCGATGCCCGCCAGCCAGCGCCAGCTCAGCGCGAAGGGGCCCTCCTGCGTGCGGCGGTAGAAGGCATGGCGGAAGATCGTGAGCGCCAGTGCCACGAAGGCGAGCGTCAGCGCCTCCTCCCAGTCGAGGCCCTTGGCGAGCGCGAAGACCGCGCCCGACAGAAGCAGGCACAGAGCCAGAACGAAGGCCCGGTGCAGGCGCAGCGCGAGCCCGCGCGCGATGACGAGAAGCACGACCCCGACGAGGCTCGACAGGAGATGCGAGACCTCCACGAAGGGCAGCGGCAGGATGTCCCGCAGAACCGCAAGGCGGGTGTCGATCGTCGGCGTCGAGCCCGAGATGAGGAGGACGACGCCGCCCGCGAAGGTGATCGCGGCCGAGAGCGGCGGGATCATCGGCTGCACGGCGCGCGCCGCGTCCGCCACCTTGCTGCGCTGGCGCACGAGTTCGGCTCCCGCCAGGACCACCACCGCCACCACGAGCGGCAGCGCGGTGTAGATCAGGCGATAGACGATGAGCGCGGCGATCGCGTTCGGATCGGCGCCGAGGCCGAGGCCGGCCAGGATCGTCGCCTCGAAGGCCCCGAGGCCGGCCGGCGCGTGCGAGGCCATGCCCGCGACGGTCGCCAGCGTGAAGATCAGCGCAAAGATGAAGAACGACGAGACGCTGCCCTGCGGCATCAGCACGTAGAGCGCGGCGGCGGCCGCCGTCAGGTCGACGATGCCCGCCACGATCTGCGCCAGCGCATGTCGCGAGGAGGGCAGCGGCATGACCGAGCCGCGAAAGGCGAGACGGCGCGGCGCGCGGCCGAGCCAGACGAGAAGGCCGCCGACCGCCGCGATCAGGACGATCCCGATGGCGATGTCGATCGCCGGGTCGATCCGGTCGAAGAAGGGTACGGCCCGCGGATCGGCGATGAGCGTGAGCCCGACGAGGACGGCGAAGGCGAACCACAGCGCGAAAAAGGAGGTGCCGACGATCTTCCCGATCGAGGCCGGATCGAGGTCGGCCGCACGGTAGAGACGGTAGCGCAGGGCGCCGCCGGTCAGAAGCGGAAAGCCCAGCGCGTTGGAGACCGCGTAACCGGCGGCGCCCACCAGTGCGGCGGTGGAGGGCTTCACCTTGCCTGGCACCACGGTACGCGTCGCGATGACGTCGTAGGTCGACATCGCCAGGAAGGACAGTGCCGTGAAGAGGAGGCAGGCAAGGATCGCGCCCGGCGGCATCGCGGCCACCGCGTCGCGCACCTCGTCATAGGAGACGTGCGTGACCACGATGTCGAGTGCCACGAAGGCGATGACGGTGAGCGCGAGGCCGAAGACGAGCGGCAGGATGCGCTTGATCCGGCTGGCGGGCCGGGGCCTGCCGGCCGCCTCCTGCGATGCGCTGTCCGCCACGGGTGTCACGTCTGGAAAGGCTCCGGCCTCGGAGAAGGAATCGTAGAGGGCGGAGGGAGCAAATCCAGCGCCCCCTCGCGAAAGCTTGCGTGGGGGCGCCCTCATGACACTTGCACTGTGGTCGGATCGCTTCCTAAACGCTGGCGCGAAGGGGCGGCCGGCGGGCGCCGGGCGATGCGGGACGGTGATGGATTCGGGCGGGCGACTTTTGGGCAAGGTGGCGCGGATCGCTTTCGCCGGCTTCGCCCTCGCGCTTCTGGGCGCCTGCGCCACGCCGGTCTGCGGGCCCTTCGAGGGTCGCCCCGCCCATCACGGCATCGGTGGCTTCTGCAACGAGCCCGGCGCGCCGAAGCCGGAAGCCGGCCCCGCCCTCGCCGCGATCGACGGCGTGAGGCTGGCGACCGCGCGCTATCGCGGCCCGGTGCCCCTGCAATATCTCGCCGACCCCGCCGAGACGCTCGCCGAACTGCGCCGTCCCGCCGCGCAGGACCGCGCGACCTGGCTCGGCCATGCGACGGTGCTTCTCGAGATCGACGGCAAGCGCGTCCTCGTCGATCCGGTGTGGTCCACCTACGTCACGCCGCTGCCGCCCTTCGGGCCGAAGCGCATCGTGCCGCCGCCCGTGCCGATCGCGGACCTGCCGCCGATCGACGCGATCCTCGTGACGCACGACCATTACGACCATCTCGACCGCGCGAGCCTCGACGCCATGCCCGGCAAGGACAGGATCGAGGTCGTCGTGCCGCTCGGCGTGGGCGCCAGGCTTGCCTCGATGGGCTTTTCCAGGATCGTCGAGACGGACTGGTGGCAGGAGCGGGAGGTCGCGGGGCTGAGGCTCGTCACGCTGCCGGCCTCGCACGAATCGGGGCGGACCGCCTTTCGCAAGGACGATACGCTCTGGGCCTCCTTCGCGCTGTTCGGGGCCGGCGCGTCGGGCTCGCGCGTCTATCTGACGGGAGACAGCGGCTACCACACGCATTATGCGCGGATCGGCGAGCGGTTCGGGCCGTTCGATCTCGCCGTGATGAATCTCGGCGGCTACGCGCCGCTGCCGGTGGCTAACGCCTATCACTTCACGCCGGAGCAATCGATCGCGGCCCTGCGCGACCTCAGGGCGAAGATCGCCGTCCCGGTTCACTGGGCGACTTATCCGCTGGGCTCGGAAGACCCTTTCGAACCCGGCCCCGCCTTCCTGCAGGAAGCATTTCGGCAAGGGCTCGACGCGGGCCGGGCGCGGCTGATGCGGATCGGCGAAACGCTGAGGATCAGTGCGGCACGAGGCTCATGAGCGTGAGCGGGCCGTTGCCCCTCACGTCGCTTTGCGAGGCGATCGGCCCTTCGTGCTCGCGACGGTTCACCTTCTCGTAGAAGGCGTTGCCGCCGGCGATCGTCACGTAGTTCATATTGCCGTAGCCGAAGGTCAGCCCGGCCTGGTGGAAGAACATGGCATTGTTCTCCTCCACGTCCGGGTGGCGCGCGCCGGCCAGCACGTCGGCGGCGACGTCCATCGCCAGATCCTTGCCGTTGGCCATCTCGCGGGACATGACGCCCGGCGCGAACTGGTTCCTTTGGCCGACGACGGCGCAGACGCTGTCGGGATACTGGCCCGACTCCAGCCGGTTCATCACGACGGAACCGACGGCCAGCATCCCCTCCTGGCTGGATCGGTTGCTTTCGAAATACATCGCGCGGGCGAGGCATTCCTGCTCGCGGGCATCGACCGGCGGCGCATAGGACAGCGGCATCGCGTCCTTGCTCTGCTGGCAGGCGCCGAGCGCCAGAAGCGAGACGAGACCGAGTGCGGCCTTACGCATGGATCATCCCCCGATGACAAATCCCCTGTGACGCCGTCCTAGGGGGAGTGTCGGGCGTGAAGAGGGCGAAGGCGACGCGATCTTAAGGTTAACGAGGCCGCTGTTGCCGATAGGCCACAAATCGCCTGCGGAAGCAGCCCGGATCCCTGCCGCACAGGCGTTCACGCCTTTCCGCCACGGCACACTGGCACGGCGCTCATGGGTGGGGCATCAACATCGCCCCAAGAAGGCGGAGGCCCCGCCTTTGCAGGCGTTCAAGGACGATTTCCACGTCTTAACAAGAGGTTAATCGTGCAACTGAAAGGTTCCCACCGCCTCTAAATGACCTCTTTCACGCCCCCTCGCCTCCCCATTCTCGCCCGCTCGGGCGTCGATGTGCGGGTCATCGTCAACAACGAATGCCACCAACGAATGAAGCTGACCGCAAAGATCGTCCTCGCGACGGCCGCCATCACCTGCGCCTTCAACGCACCGTTCACTACCGCCGCGCAGGCCGACCCCGTCATCGTGCGGACCATCTCCGGTCCTGCTTCCTGGTACGGCCCCGGCTTTCAGGGCCGCAAGACCGCCAATGGCGAGCGCTTCGACATGAACGAACTCACGGCCGCGCATCGCTCGCTGCCCTTCGGCACCAAGGTGCGTGTGACCTGCCGCAACACGGGCAAGTCAGTCACCGTTCGGATCAACGATCGCGGGCCGTTTCACGGCAATCGCGTGATCGATCTTTCGCGCGCGGCAGCCAGCCAGATCGGTATTACGAACGCCGGCGTCGGCGCGGTGAAGATCGACGTCCTGGCCTGAGTAACATTCGGGCGCTGGGCCCGTCAGGGCATGATGAGGGCCTTCGCCAGAACGGCGGCGCCTCCCGCCATGGCGAAGAAGGTCACGTTCACGAAGACGGTGACGAAGGTTTCGATCTTCATCGGGCTCTCCAGTCCTTAACGCTTCCTTAACGTCGCGCGCGGCGCAGCGTTCCCCTCGAACGGCTCGCTCCCACGGCCCGGCGCGCTAGTTGCACCGTCTGCGAGGCGGAAGAGGGTCGAGGATGAGCAGTGACAAGGACGCGCCGGGCGCTGACGAGGAACAGGCGCAGGTCGAGGCCGAGCCCGAACGCATGTCGTGGTTCGCTATCGGCTTCATGGCGCTCTGCGTTCTGATGACGGCTGCCCTCGTCTACTATGTCTGGATCGTCTACGAGGGTGCCGTATGAACGGGGCGACGCGAGCATCACCTGCGCGCGCAGGCAGCGACGAGGGCGAAGAGGTTCGCTTCGACAGCCTCGGCGAGCTCCTTGACGCCATCGACGCGCGATCGGACCGCGACGACGGCGTGACGCTGGACACCGTTCAGGACATGGCGGGCCGCTCGGCCTTCGGGCCGATGATCCTTCTGCCCGGCCTCATCGCCCTCTCGCCGCTCTCCGGCATTCCCACGCTTCCCACCATCCTCGGGACCATCGTCATCCTGATCGCCGCCCAGCTCGTCCTCGGTCGGCACGAGATCTGGCTGCCGCGCCGCCTTCTGAACGCGCGGCTGTCGCGCGAGCGCGTCGACAAGGGCATGCGCTTCCTGAAACCCGTCGCGCGCACCGTGGACAAGGTCATCAAGCCGCGTCTTGCCTTCGCGACGAAGGATTTCGCCCAGCGCGGGGCCGCGCTGATGTGCATCATCGTGGCAATGACCATGCCGCCGCTCGAGCTCCTGCCCTTCATGGCCACTTCGGCCGGGCTGATCCTCTCGATCTTTGGCCTCGCCATCACCGTGCGGGACGGCGTCCTGATGCTTGTCGCGCTGGCGCTCACATTCGCGGGCGCGGGCGGCCTCGTCTACTGGTTCTTCTTCTGAGGAACGCTCGCCAGCCCGCGCAACCAGGCATCGGCCACCGCATCGGAGGGCGCGCGCCAGTCTCCGCGCGGTGACAGCGCCCCGCCGGACGAGACCTTCGGCCCGTTCGGCATCGCGGTGCGCTTGAACTGGCTCGTCTGGAAGAAGCGCACGAGGAAGCGCTCCAGCCAGTGCCGGATGGTGGCGAGGTCGTAGGCGTTGCGCGCATCGGCCGGCATGTTGGCAGGCCATTGGCCGGCCTCCGCGTCGCCCCAGGCGTGCCAGGCGAGAAAGGCGATCTTGGCCGGAGACTGGCCGTAGCGCAGCGTGTGGAACAGGAAGAAGTCGTTCAGCTCGTAAGGGCCGATCTTCTCCTGCGTCGACTGGATCGTCCCATCGGCGCCCGCCGGCACGAGCTCGGGCGAGATCTCCGTGTCGAGGATC
Protein-coding sequences here:
- a CDS encoding exopolysaccharide biosynthesis protein produces the protein MNGATRASPARAGSDEGEEVRFDSLGELLDAIDARSDRDDGVTLDTVQDMAGRSAFGPMILLPGLIALSPLSGIPTLPTILGTIVILIAAQLVLGRHEIWLPRRLLNARLSRERVDKGMRFLKPVARTVDKVIKPRLAFATKDFAQRGAALMCIIVAMTMPPLELLPFMATSAGLILSIFGLAITVRDGVLMLVALALTFAGAGGLVYWFFF
- the mprF gene encoding bifunctional lysylphosphatidylglycerol flippase/synthetase MprF, which encodes MADSASQEAAGRPRPASRIKRILPLVFGLALTVIAFVALDIVVTHVSYDEVRDAVAAMPPGAILACLLFTALSFLAMSTYDVIATRTVVPGKVKPSTAALVGAAGYAVSNALGFPLLTGGALRYRLYRAADLDPASIGKIVGTSFFALWFAFAVLVGLTLIADPRAVPFFDRIDPAIDIAIGIVLIAAVGGLLVWLGRAPRRLAFRGSVMPLPSSRHALAQIVAGIVDLTAAAAALYVLMPQGSVSSFFIFALIFTLATVAGMASHAPAGLGAFEATILAGLGLGADPNAIAALIVYRLIYTALPLVVAVVVLAGAELVRQRSKVADAARAVQPMIPPLSAAITFAGGVVLLISGSTPTIDTRLAVLRDILPLPFVEVSHLLSSLVGVVLLVIARGLALRLHRAFVLALCLLLSGAVFALAKGLDWEEALTLAFVALALTIFRHAFYRRTQEGPFALSWRWLAGIAAVVVAFVWLGFFSYSDVAYSNALWWEFAVEDDAPRFLRAGVLVVAVVVVAAVYLWVNGRPRAAPASEIPPEVLPLVEASSETAAWLALLGDKAFMLSPERDAFLMYARSGGSLVALGEPVGAPAAAEELAWAFRASADRQALRPVFYEVGAARLPLFLDMGLTALKLGEVARVDLATFDLKGSKRQSLRSAVNRAEREGMTFRIVPRDGVPKLMPTLRRISDAWLESKSGSEKGFSLGYFDERYLSYFDVAVLEEHGEIVAFANLWRSGGKNEMSIDLMRHLPSASHAVMETLFVKLILNAREEGYRWFNLGAAPLSGLTDRPGASRWNRFGSLLYRRGGDFYRFDGLRGFKQKFGPVWTPHYLVCPPGLDAARALVDVTTLVSRRVKARAS
- a CDS encoding MBL fold metallo-hydrolase encodes the protein MTLALWSDRFLNAGAKGRPAGAGRCGTVMDSGGRLLGKVARIAFAGFALALLGACATPVCGPFEGRPAHHGIGGFCNEPGAPKPEAGPALAAIDGVRLATARYRGPVPLQYLADPAETLAELRRPAAQDRATWLGHATVLLEIDGKRVLVDPVWSTYVTPLPPFGPKRIVPPPVPIADLPPIDAILVTHDHYDHLDRASLDAMPGKDRIEVVVPLGVGARLASMGFSRIVETDWWQEREVAGLRLVTLPASHESGRTAFRKDDTLWASFALFGAGASGSRVYLTGDSGYHTHYARIGERFGPFDLAVMNLGGYAPLPVANAYHFTPEQSIAALRDLRAKIAVPVHWATYPLGSEDPFEPGPAFLQEAFRQGLDAGRARLMRIGETLRISAARGS
- a CDS encoding septal ring lytic transglycosylase RlpA family protein, translated to MKLTAKIVLATAAITCAFNAPFTTAAQADPVIVRTISGPASWYGPGFQGRKTANGERFDMNELTAAHRSLPFGTKVRVTCRNTGKSVTVRINDRGPFHGNRVIDLSRAAASQIGITNAGVGAVKIDVLA